The following coding sequences are from one Culex quinquefasciatus strain JHB chromosome 1, VPISU_Cqui_1.0_pri_paternal, whole genome shotgun sequence window:
- the LOC6054518 gene encoding aurora kinase B, with protein METVTRPYTMDDLPQLIEGVSSENVVGVTQYIVNMMSHPAYGRQYRWSKDNFELGCPLGRGKFGRVYLARERHTKFMVAMKVMFKSELVKGRVEKQMLREVEIQSRLKHPHILRLYTWFQDDRRIYLALELASQGELYKHLKASPNGRFNEQRSAKYTYQVADALNYCHANNVIHRDLKPENILLTDDDNVKLADFGWSAHTNSNRRKTMCGTLDYLPPEMVDGKIYDDSVDQWCLGILCYEFLVGFPPFESETTEATYDKIRRLEVDYPRFMSTGAKDLISKLLRSSSGARITLVDVMKHFWIKDSMGK; from the exons ATGGAGACCGTGACGCGCCCGTACACGATGGACGATCTGCCCCAGCTGATCGAGGGCGTCAGCTCGGAGAATGTGGTCGGCGTGACGCAGTACATCGTCAACATGATGTCGCATCCGGCGTACGGACGGCAGTACCGGTGGTCCAAGGACAACTTTGAGCTCGGCTGCCCGCTCGGGCGGGGCAAATTTGGCCGGGTGTATCTGGCCCGCGAGCGGCACACCAAGTTTATGGTCGCGATGAAGGTCATGTTCAAGTCGGAGCTCGTCAAGGGCCGTGTCGAGAAGCAGATGCTGCGTGAGGTTGAGATCCAGTCGCGGTTGAA ACACCCCCACATCCTCCGTCTGTACACCTGGTTCCAGGATGACCGGCGCATCTACCTGGCGCTGGAACTGGCCTCGCAGGGCGAACTGTACAAACACCTGAAAGCCTCCCCGAATGGGCGCTTCAACGAGCAACGGTCGGCCAAGTACACGTACCAGGTGGCGGACGCCCTGAACTACTGCCACGCTAACAACGTCATCCATCGGGATCTGAAGCCGGAGAACATTCTGCTCACCGACGACGACAACGTCAAGCTGGCCGACTTTGGCTGGTCCGCGCACACCAACTCGAACCGCCGCAAGACCATGTGCGGAACGCTCGATTACTTGCCCCCAGAGATGGTCGACGGAAAGATTTACGACGATTCCGTGGACCAGTGGTGTCTGGGCATTCTGTGCTACGAGTTCCTGGTCGGATTCCCACCTTTCGAGTCGGAGACGACCGAGGCCACCTACGACAAGATTCGCCGGCTCGAAGTTGACTATCCGCGCTTCATGAGCACCGGCGCGAAGGACTTGATCTCGAAGCTGCTGCGGAGCAGCTCCGGAGCGCGAATCACCCTCGTGGACGTGATGAAGCACTTCTGGATCAAGGACAGCATGGGCAAATGA